The following proteins are co-located in the Mesorhizobium australicum WSM2073 genome:
- a CDS encoding endonuclease/exonuclease/phosphatase family protein: MRMNGRSLPANMLLSIRDRRMRKANAFSAKKDGVTGTLVASYNVHKCIGVDRKFDPDRTSRVIREIAPDVIALQEADNRFGDRDGLLDLHRLELETGLVPVPISATGKGHGWHGNVLLFKRGVVRDVHQIRLPGLEPRGAVVAEIDLDGNRSLRIIAAHLGLLRRSRSQQAQVVLDIMNSPDEKPTLLLGDLNEWRLGNRSALNTLHASFGPQPPAVPTFPSNLPLLALDRIMANRHGMIGTIEAHDTPLSRVASDHLPLTAFVHL; this comes from the coding sequence ATGCGAATGAACGGGCGTAGCCTGCCGGCCAATATGCTCCTGTCCATTCGCGACCGGCGGATGCGCAAGGCCAACGCCTTCTCGGCGAAGAAGGACGGCGTCACCGGGACGCTGGTCGCCTCCTACAACGTCCACAAATGCATCGGCGTCGACCGCAAGTTCGATCCCGACCGCACCAGCCGCGTCATCCGGGAGATCGCCCCCGATGTCATCGCCCTGCAGGAGGCCGACAATCGTTTCGGCGACCGTGACGGGCTTCTCGACCTGCACCGTCTAGAACTCGAAACCGGCCTCGTGCCGGTGCCCATTTCAGCAACGGGCAAAGGCCATGGCTGGCACGGCAATGTCCTGCTGTTCAAAAGGGGCGTCGTTCGTGACGTGCATCAGATCAGGCTCCCGGGTCTCGAACCGCGCGGCGCGGTGGTCGCGGAAATCGATCTCGACGGAAATCGGTCCTTGCGCATCATCGCGGCCCATCTGGGCCTGCTGCGCCGCTCCCGCTCGCAGCAGGCCCAGGTCGTGCTGGATATCATGAACAGTCCCGACGAGAAGCCGACGCTCCTGCTCGGCGACCTGAACGAATGGCGGCTCGGCAACCGCTCCGCGCTGAACACGCTGCACGCGAGCTTCGGCCCGCAGCCCCCTGCCGTTCCCACCTTCCCGTCCAATCTGCCGCTGCTGGCGCTCGACCGGATCATGGCCAACCGGCACGGCATGATCGGGACCATCGAAGCGCATGACACACCGTTGTCGCGCGTGGCCTCCGACCATCTGCCGCTGACCGCCTTCGTCCATTTGTAA
- a CDS encoding phospholipase D-like domain-containing protein: protein MFETLAIHWPQILAIISVVMATIGIAHAVMTKEDVRAATGWVGIMVLSPILGVLIYAVAGINRIRRATISAQRPLADGLVSAKHERDVALEEALIIERYGQRFTGLRTLGDRVARRTLNPGNAIEVLESGDEAYPAMCAAIDGAERSVLLETYIFDNDAVGLLFVEALAGAVQRGVTVRVLIDAVGARYSVPSILGHLRRANITADVFNGNIVMGLRLPYANLRTHRKILVVDGTVAFTGGMNIRKGFSAEFAGSKSARDTHFQVTGPVVADLFSVAAEDWRFATKEALKGDAWRITPVSPPAGQPMLVRAVASGPDASNETNHKLLIGAFSVARKSIRLMSPYFLPDRELISALITAARRGVEIDVVVPAVNNLFLVDRAMTAQFDQILKNYCRIWRTEGPFDHSKLLSIDGAWAYVGSSNLDARSLRLNFEIDLEVLDAGFATEIETRIGSAIETAVPVTLASLRARPFIIRLFDRMLWLGSPYL, encoded by the coding sequence ATGTTCGAGACCCTGGCGATTCACTGGCCCCAAATACTGGCGATCATCTCGGTGGTGATGGCGACCATCGGCATTGCCCATGCTGTCATGACCAAGGAGGACGTCCGCGCCGCCACCGGCTGGGTCGGCATCATGGTGCTGTCGCCGATCCTCGGCGTGCTGATCTATGCCGTGGCCGGCATCAATCGCATCCGCCGCGCCACGATCAGCGCCCAGCGCCCGCTCGCCGATGGCCTGGTGTCGGCCAAGCATGAACGCGACGTCGCCCTCGAAGAGGCGTTGATCATCGAACGCTATGGACAGCGGTTCACCGGCCTCAGGACGCTGGGCGACAGGGTGGCGCGGCGAACGCTCAACCCGGGAAATGCAATCGAGGTGCTGGAAAGCGGCGACGAGGCCTACCCGGCCATGTGCGCGGCGATCGACGGGGCCGAGCGCAGCGTCCTGCTCGAGACCTATATTTTCGACAACGACGCCGTCGGCCTGCTTTTCGTCGAAGCGCTGGCCGGCGCCGTCCAGCGCGGCGTCACCGTCCGTGTGCTGATCGATGCCGTCGGCGCACGATACTCCGTCCCCAGCATCCTGGGGCATCTGCGCCGCGCCAACATCACGGCGGATGTCTTCAACGGCAACATCGTCATGGGCCTGCGCCTGCCCTATGCCAACCTGCGGACCCACCGCAAGATCCTGGTGGTCGACGGCACGGTTGCCTTTACCGGCGGCATGAACATCCGCAAGGGTTTTTCGGCGGAGTTCGCCGGGTCGAAAAGCGCCAGGGATACGCATTTCCAGGTCACCGGCCCCGTTGTCGCCGATCTCTTCTCCGTCGCCGCCGAGGACTGGCGCTTTGCCACCAAGGAGGCGCTGAAGGGCGATGCCTGGCGGATCACACCGGTTTCGCCACCCGCCGGCCAGCCGATGCTGGTGCGTGCGGTCGCATCCGGACCGGATGCAAGCAACGAAACCAACCACAAACTGCTGATCGGCGCCTTCTCGGTCGCGCGCAAGTCGATACGGCTGATGTCGCCCTATTTCCTGCCGGACCGGGAATTGATCAGTGCCTTGATCACCGCGGCCAGGCGCGGCGTCGAGATTGATGTCGTGGTGCCGGCGGTGAACAACCTCTTCCTTGTCGATCGCGCCATGACCGCGCAATTCGACCAGATCCTGAAGAATTATTGCCGCATATGGCGCACGGAAGGGCCCTTCGACCATTCCAAGCTGCTTTCGATCGACGGCGCGTGGGCCTATGTCGGGTCCTCCAACCTCGATGCCCGCTCGCTGCGGCTCAACTTCGAGATCGACCTTGAGGTCCTCGACGCGGGTTTTGCCACCGAGATCGAGACCCGGATCGGATCGGCGATCGAAACGGCCGTCCCAGTCACGCTGGCCTCCTTGCGGGCGCGTCCGTTCATCATCCGGCTGTTCGATCGCATGCTCTGGCTGGGATCGCCCTATCTCTAG